The following nucleotide sequence is from Wolbachia endosymbiont (group E) of Neria commutata.
GAGTCATTGATTTCAACTCAATAAATCTTTTAAAAATATGCTTTACTACTTCTGCTTCTTCTTCGTTGATTACCAGCTTCTTATCTTTTGCATCATACCCCAGTGGTACACTTCCTCCCATCCACGTTGTTTGGACAGTGCTATTTTATCTAGTACTCGTTCAACTATCATTTCCCTTTCAAGTTGAGCTTGACCTGCAAGAATCGTTCGCATAAATCTTCCCATCGATGTATCCAGGTCAAATGGCTGAGTTACTGCTATCAACCTAATTCCATGTTTCCCTAACAATTTGCCAATATTTTCTCCATCATCTGTATCTCGTGATAACCGATCAAGCTTGTATACTACCACACAGTCTACTTCTCCTTTCTTGATGTCACAAAGCAATTCACTAATTGCTGATCTTTTTAGATTTTCTCCTGA
It contains:
- a CDS encoding recombinase family protein translates to MNKEVRCAIYTRKSKKSDPEQILNSLEAQRMVCEEYIKKQQGFIILAKKYDDDGKSGENLKRSAISELLCDIKKGEVDCVVVYKLDRLSRDTDDGENIGKLLGKHGIRLIAVTQPFDLDTSMGRFMRTILAGQAQLEREMIVERVLDKIALSKQRGWEEVYHWGMMQKIRSW